Proteins from one Thermoanaerobaculia bacterium genomic window:
- a CDS encoding xanthine dehydrogenase family protein subunit M: MPAARFEFLSPRSLAETLEILSRYGDRARVLAGGTDLVPKLLRGTLRPEAVVSLRHVEELRGLTFDPDRGLSIGAAVRHAEVMEHPDVRAHYPALVHALSQLATVQVRNMGTIAGNLCNASPCADSAPILLAREARLEIGGPAGSRSLPLSEFFLGPGRTSLAAGELLTAIRVPPPAPRAAFAFRSISGRSRVDMSAASVAAMVRLEDGRIAGARIFLGAVGPTALRAPRAEEVLRGGVPDDALLAQAGEAAAAESKPISDVRATAAWRRRMVSVLARRALAEAAERARA, encoded by the coding sequence ATGCCCGCCGCCCGTTTCGAGTTCCTCTCTCCGAGGAGCCTGGCGGAGACACTCGAGATCCTCTCCCGGTACGGAGATCGTGCGCGGGTGCTCGCGGGCGGCACCGATCTCGTCCCGAAGCTCCTCAGGGGAACGTTGCGGCCGGAGGCCGTCGTCTCGCTGCGCCACGTCGAGGAGCTCCGCGGCCTGACGTTCGATCCCGATCGGGGACTCTCGATCGGCGCGGCCGTCCGCCACGCGGAGGTGATGGAGCATCCCGACGTGCGGGCGCACTACCCGGCCCTGGTCCATGCCCTCTCGCAGCTCGCCACCGTTCAGGTCCGCAACATGGGGACGATCGCCGGCAACCTCTGCAACGCGTCCCCCTGCGCCGACAGCGCCCCGATCCTGCTCGCCCGGGAGGCTCGCCTCGAGATCGGAGGCCCCGCCGGGTCGCGCTCGCTGCCGCTTTCGGAGTTCTTCCTCGGACCGGGTCGCACGTCGCTCGCGGCGGGCGAGCTGCTGACGGCGATCCGGGTCCCGCCACCGGCGCCGCGCGCGGCGTTCGCGTTCCGCTCCATCTCGGGCCGTTCGAGAGTGGACATGAGCGCCGCTTCCGTCGCGGCGATGGTCCGGCTCGAGGACGGCCGGATCGCCGGCGCGCGGATCTTCCTCGGTGCGGTCGGTCCCACCGCCCTGCGCGCGCCGCGAGCGGAGGAGGTCCTGCGCGGCGGGGTCCCGGACGACGCTCTCCTCGCACAAGCCGGCGAGGCCGCGGCGGCCGAGTCGAAACCGATCAGCGACGTGCGCGCGACGGCCGCCTGGCGGCGCCGCATGGTCTCCGTTCTCGCGCGGCGCGCGCTCGCCGAGGCGGCGGAAAGGGCGAGGGCGTGA
- a CDS encoding acetate--CoA ligase family protein, whose translation MTALPLAAGREKIGFAGLDAFFHPRAIAVIGASPQKLTIGHRILENLAAYGFPGPVYPVHPTAGAVNGLRAYRTLREIDGPVDLAHIIVKSAMVLDQLEECAHKGVAAVIVNTSGFREVGSEGEDRERRLAERARELGIRVFGPNCQGVISTDPACPLYSNFTFARVRPGVVSIVAQGGGVGEVVNNELQERGVGLRMYASNGNACDVSVPEILEYFGADDGARVIVLHVESIPDPRRLLEVARAVTRRKPVLALKSGTTREGAKAVASHTGGLLEEDATADLVFEAAGIVRVRSTRELCDAASALSRQPAARGRRLAVLTNAGSPAICATDEAVNRGLSLPEPSAGTKAELRASLFATASLHNPVDMMATATAREYGAAIRALLGDPGYDALLVSFITPFFVDCEAVAREIVAASAGARIPVVANVMASPEREEVVRILEAAGIPSFYHPEAAAGAAAALSRAGEMMRRTDEPGRVELSRVDESGGRAAVESALARGGGWLDPAEAFALASSYGIPVPEWGSAATPEEAAAEAERIGFPVVLKAVARDLVHRSDEDAVVLDLRDRSNVLAAAADLLDRFARRSPSLVVQKQAPAGTEVLVGAAAVANLGHTVAFGLGGILVEAVNDVVFGLAPMASQDAERMIGSIRGARLLEAGRGKPGADRAALVDLLLRVSRLVTDNPRIRELDLNPVIARPAGEATMAVDVRARVEAR comes from the coding sequence ATGACCGCGCTCCCGCTCGCCGCCGGCCGGGAGAAGATCGGGTTCGCCGGCCTCGACGCCTTCTTCCACCCCCGAGCGATCGCCGTGATCGGCGCCTCGCCCCAGAAGCTCACGATCGGTCACCGGATCCTGGAAAACCTCGCGGCATACGGGTTTCCCGGCCCCGTCTATCCGGTGCACCCGACGGCCGGCGCCGTGAACGGCCTCCGCGCCTACCGAACCCTGCGCGAGATCGACGGCCCCGTCGATCTCGCCCACATCATCGTGAAGAGCGCGATGGTGCTCGATCAGCTGGAGGAGTGCGCGCACAAGGGCGTCGCGGCGGTCATCGTGAACACGTCGGGCTTCCGCGAGGTCGGGAGCGAGGGGGAGGATCGGGAGCGCCGGCTCGCAGAGCGGGCGCGCGAGCTCGGAATCCGCGTCTTCGGTCCCAACTGCCAGGGCGTGATCAGCACGGACCCCGCCTGTCCGCTCTACTCCAACTTCACCTTCGCGCGCGTTCGGCCCGGGGTCGTCTCGATCGTCGCCCAGGGCGGCGGCGTCGGGGAAGTGGTCAACAACGAGCTCCAGGAGCGGGGCGTCGGCCTGCGGATGTACGCCTCCAACGGCAACGCCTGCGACGTGAGCGTGCCGGAAATCCTCGAGTATTTCGGGGCCGACGACGGCGCTCGCGTGATCGTCCTCCACGTGGAGAGCATTCCCGATCCGCGCCGTCTCCTCGAGGTGGCCCGCGCCGTCACGCGGCGCAAGCCCGTCCTCGCCTTGAAGTCGGGCACGACCCGCGAGGGCGCGAAGGCGGTCGCCTCGCACACGGGCGGGCTCCTCGAGGAGGACGCCACGGCGGACCTCGTCTTCGAGGCGGCCGGCATCGTGCGCGTGCGGTCGACCCGGGAGCTCTGCGACGCGGCGTCGGCCCTCTCCCGCCAGCCCGCGGCGCGGGGCCGGCGCCTCGCCGTCCTGACGAACGCGGGAAGCCCCGCGATCTGCGCCACGGACGAGGCGGTGAACCGGGGACTTTCCCTCCCGGAACCCTCCGCCGGGACGAAGGCGGAGCTTCGGGCGTCGCTCTTCGCCACCGCCTCGCTCCACAACCCGGTGGACATGATGGCGACGGCGACCGCGCGCGAGTACGGCGCGGCGATCCGCGCGCTCCTCGGGGATCCGGGCTACGACGCGCTCCTCGTCTCCTTCATCACGCCCTTCTTCGTCGACTGCGAGGCGGTCGCGCGCGAGATCGTGGCGGCGAGCGCCGGCGCGCGCATCCCGGTCGTCGCCAACGTGATGGCGAGCCCCGAGAGAGAAGAGGTGGTTCGGATCCTGGAAGCGGCGGGGATCCCCTCCTTCTACCATCCGGAGGCGGCGGCCGGGGCGGCGGCCGCTCTCTCGCGCGCCGGCGAGATGATGCGGCGAACGGACGAACCCGGCCGAGTCGAGCTCTCGCGCGTCGACGAGAGCGGAGGCCGGGCGGCCGTCGAGTCCGCTCTCGCGCGTGGAGGCGGCTGGCTCGACCCCGCGGAGGCGTTCGCGCTCGCGTCGTCGTACGGCATCCCGGTCCCGGAGTGGGGCAGCGCCGCGACTCCGGAAGAGGCGGCGGCGGAGGCCGAGCGGATCGGGTTCCCGGTCGTCCTGAAGGCGGTCGCACGGGATCTCGTTCATCGCAGCGACGAGGACGCGGTCGTCCTCGACCTGCGCGACCGGAGCAACGTTCTCGCCGCGGCGGCCGATCTCCTCGACCGGTTCGCGCGGAGATCGCCGTCGCTCGTCGTCCAGAAGCAGGCGCCGGCCGGGACCGAGGTCCTCGTCGGCGCGGCCGCGGTGGCGAACCTCGGCCACACCGTCGCGTTCGGTCTCGGCGGTATCCTCGTCGAAGCCGTGAACGACGTCGTCTTCGGTCTGGCCCCGATGGCTTCGCAGGACGCGGAGAGGATGATCGGCTCGATCCGGGGGGCGCGTCTCCTCGAGGCCGGGCGGGGAAAGCCCGGCGCCGACCGCGCCGCTCTCGTCGACCTCCTTCTTCGGGTGAGCCGTCTCGTGACGGACAATCCCCGAATCCGGGAGCTCGACCTGAACCCCGTCATCGCGCGGCCGGCAGGCGAGGCCACGATGGCGGTCGACGTCCGCGCGCGGGTGGAGGCGCGATGA
- a CDS encoding (2Fe-2S)-binding protein — MKKRLVSLRVNGAEHEIAVPPWRTLNDALREDLRLTGTKKGCGDGDCGACTVLLDGRSVVSCLTLAVDAEGCDIVTVEGLAPGRERLHPVQQSFIEKGAIQCGFCTPGMELSAVFLLGKNPSPSEPEIRAGLSGNLCRCTGYAKIVEAIRDAAARGTGGRS; from the coding sequence ATGAAGAAGCGGCTCGTCTCCCTCCGCGTCAACGGGGCGGAGCACGAGATCGCGGTGCCGCCCTGGCGGACGTTGAACGACGCGCTCCGCGAGGACCTGCGTCTGACCGGAACGAAGAAGGGGTGCGGCGACGGCGATTGCGGCGCCTGCACCGTCCTGCTCGACGGCCGTTCGGTGGTGTCCTGCCTCACCCTCGCCGTGGACGCGGAGGGGTGCGACATCGTCACGGTCGAGGGGCTCGCGCCAGGACGCGAGCGGCTGCATCCCGTGCAGCAGAGCTTCATCGAGAAGGGAGCCATCCAGTGCGGCTTTTGCACGCCGGGGATGGAGCTCTCCGCCGTCTTCCTGCTCGGGAAGAATCCGAGCCCCTCCGAGCCGGAAATCCGCGCCGGTCTCTCGGGCAACCTCTGCCGCTGCACCGGCTACGCGAAGATCGTCGAGGCGATCCGCGACGCCGCCGCGCGCGGCACGGGCGGGAGGTCGTAG